Below is a genomic region from Lineus longissimus chromosome 4, tnLinLong1.2, whole genome shotgun sequence.
TAGACAAGGATTTTGGCAAGTTTGTCAAATTCAAAGGGTACATGTTGCCTGACCATGTCTATGCCCAGGTTGGAAGAGTTTGCGATACGCTctgatgatgtttttgttgttagCTTCCCAAAGTCAGGTGAGTATGAAACCTCTTACGCGCTTTCATATTCATTTCCTTAAACTAAAGCTTTCATTTAGAAATGGATTCAAACTGCAAGTTGGACTCTTAACTCGGCTTGTTGCCATAACTTTCACTAAAAGAATATAAAGCTAACGCTGACTAGAAGACACAAACTGTCTTTCATTAATTTCAGGAACAACTTGGGTTCAGGAAATTGTCTACCTGTTGATGAACAATGCGGATTTCACCTCGGCAAGTGAGAGGACAATCGAGGACAGGTTTCCTTTCTTGGAGTATCCGTGTCCGGGACTTGAGGAAGTCAACAACATGAAATCACCGAGACTGATCAAGACACATCTTCCATTTAGTCTACTTTCAAGGCAAGTCAATGACAAAAAACCAAAAGTGAGTAGTGTGGCCTTCCCTGATAAAAAACGCTAGCAAAATGCTTTTCAAAATACCTTTCAAATACCTTTGACATTTTTAAGTACCTTGGAGATACCTTTCAGCTTGAAGGTATACGTGAACCTTGCTCTTGCTCTTGATCAATACTTTCAAAGACCTACACGAGGGCCAGAATGCCTTACATGACGATCAAAGGTTTCTTATTATAATATAGAATCTTTTGACTTTGCTTCAGATTGTCTATATTGCTAGAAATCCGCGTGATGTCACcgtgtcatatttccatttctgCAAGACGATCATCTTCCTAAGTTTCCGAGGGGATTTTAATCACTTTTACAACAAGTTTTTAAAAGATGAGGGTAGGTATTTGTAATTTTTGCACAGGCTCCCCTCCGCTGACGATTGCTTGACGACACCCACAGTGCCAGGTTAAACTGAATTAAGGGATTCCCTGTAGACTGAAATAATATGCAAGAGGTGTACCGAGGTCAATTCAAATCGAACTTACTACTATTTCCAAGATATTGTTGCTTCAGTGTTTTAATTTTTTCCAGTTCCCTATGCTCCTTGGTTTGAACATGTCAAAGAAGGCACTGATCATGATGACATGGAAAACGTCTTCTTCATCACCTATGAAGAGTTGCACAAGGTACGTTTTTATGGCCATTTTGCAACTACCTCTAGCACAGTTATGTTCTGTATCTTCTTTTTTTCCATCAATGCTAACCACAGCTTCTTCCTTTGTCAGGATATAATCGGATCTATTAAAAAGATTGCCAGGTTTCTACAGAAAGACATCTCAGAAGAGAACCTCTTGAGAATTGCTGCATTCTGCAGCTTCAAGAACATGAAGAACAATAAGACATCTAATTACTCATGGCTCGAGGAAACAGGACTCAAAGGAAAAGAGGAGGCATTCATGAGGAAAGGTGAGCAAGAGGGGAACATAATATTTGGTCGATATCTCAAACCCACATACTCTTCTTTCCTTGGTCATCGCATATGATTTTCTGTGACAAATGCTTTATCTCTCTATATCTTTATGAGATAATATATATTTATGAGATGAGAAATTTCTGCATGTTTAACTTAGTGGTTTTATTATTGGAAATGCATCCTCAGAAATGATGGAATGCAAAATCTGAAAAGGTTGTTCTCGCTAACATTTTGGGCCatgaaaataaaaggtttttataGAATATTCTACTTTTTTGTTGCGTTTTCAGGGAAAATGGGTGATTGGAGGAACTTCTACTCATCAGAGATGTGCATCAGGATGGACAAGATGGTGCACGAGAAGTTAGGGGGAAATCAATTTGTGTACGAACCTTCCGATGACAGCTAATTGAACCCTGTATTTGAACTGTCCTTTacttttcatgaaaatgtgaaaTGGAGACCTTATTTATGTGGCAGGCATAATATAACCTAGAAATAACCTCTTGTATGCTTTTCATTGCATGTGTTGTAATTTAGAGTATGAATGATGCTGATACATATTGTTTTGCCAAGAGGCAAATAAAAGATGTTCATAGTGaatttgttttggattttgTTATTTTGGTGGATCAGCAGAACCTCTTATTctggacacccttgggacagtGCCTGACCTCAGTTGGCTTGAAGAGTTGTTACAGTGCCTGATACCAAGTCTTGAAGGGTTGTTACAGTGCAAGTCTTGAAGGGTTGTGACCGTGCCTGATATCAAGACTTGAAGGGTTGTGACAGTGCCTGATATCAAGTCTTGAAGGGTTGTGACAGTGCCTGATATGAAGTCTTGAAGAGTTGTGACGGAGCCTGATATCAAGACTTGAAGGGTTGTGACAGTGCCTGATATCAAGTCTTGAAGGGTTGTGACAGAGCCTGATATCAAGTCTTGAAGGGTTGTGACAGAGCCTGATATCAAGTCTTGAAGGGTTGTGACAGAGCCTGATATCAAGTCTTGAAgagttgtgactgtctgataTCAAGTCTTGAAGGGTTGTGACAGAGCCTGATATGAAGTCTTGAAGAGTTGTGACAGAGCCTGATATCAAGTCTTGAAGAGTTGTGACAGAGCCTGAAATGAAGTCTTGAAgagttgtgactgtctgataTCAAGTCTTGAAGGGTTGTGCCAGTGTTTGATACCAAGTCCTGGAGGATGTGATACAGCCCGATATGAATTGGCTTGAagagttgtgacagtgtctggtACCACGGCGAGGGCCATTTACAAGAGGTCACATGGCCAGTTACTCAGCTGTTGTGGTGTAACAAAAGGCACCAGGGCGATTTACAAGCGGCCACGAGGCCAGTTACTCATCAGCTACGGCAAGAGGTACCACCAGGGCGATTTACAAGCGGCCACGAGGCCAGTTACTTATCAGCTGCGGCAAGAGGTACCACCAGGGCGATTTACAAGCGGCCACAAGGCCAGTTACTCATCAGCTGCGGCAAGAGGTACCACCAGGACGATTTACAAGCGGCCACAAGGCCAGTTACTCATCAGCTGCGGCAAGAGGTACCACCAGGACGATTTACAAGCGGCCACGAGGCCAGTTACTCATCAGCTGCGGCAAGAGGTACCACCAGGACGATTTACAAGTGGCCACGAGGCCAGTTACTCATCAGCTGCGGCAAGAGGTACCACCAGGACGATTTACAAGCGGCTACGAGGCCAGTTACTCATCAACTGCGGCAAGAGGTACCACCAGGACGATTTACAAGCGGCTACGAGGCCAGTTACTCATCAACTGCGGCAAGAGGTACCACCAGGACGATTTACAAGCGGCCACGAGGCCAGTTACTCATCAGCTGCGGCAAGAGGTACCACCAGGACGATTTACAAGCGGCTACGAGGCCAGTTACTCATCAACTGCGGCAAGAGGTACCACCAGGACGATTCTACAAGAGGTCACATCGCCAGTTATACTCAGCTGCGGTGGTATAGCAAGATGCGCCATAGCTGAGTACCCTGGAAGCTCTTGTTAACCGGATACTAAATCTGGAAATTCGTAATGGACTGGCAACTTGATGAGGCTCTGCTAATGATCGTGCGAGATAAGTTAGTCAGCCAAGCTCTTAGAACTATGATATCATGTAGCGAGGTACACAGAGTATCGCATGTTGGTATGCATTGTCATCCACCTTTATTCCCACCACATTACAACCACCTCAGAGATTGTTTTACATATCAAGTGTCATCAATCGTGATTTCAATATGCAAATTCAAGATCAGGCTAAATGAAAGTAGTTTCGGTTTCTCATCGGCGGTTAAGCCACCTTTCGCAGTCTACACCAACCTCCCCCAACTGCTCTTGGTAATAAAGCTTTTTgatcttttgaaaaacctttaaagaaCTTGAAAAGTTTATTGGGCCAACACCCCTTTAATAGAGGATCTAacgcagaagaaaaagaagaatatGAATTTATCAATGGTAGATTAAAATACAAGCAATTATGAATCacaaatgtttacaaaacagATGGGACATCATACACAATAGTATCATGCAGCTTTTGGATAGCATCACCAAGATAACACAAAAGTTGATTTTAAACTGTTGATGGGATTTCTTTCGTTTGGCCTAAAGGGTGGTGAACACAACCAATGATCTTCCCAATGATATCATGACAGCTGATTTCTGAAGGGTTTGCAAAATCAGGCCGTGCGTATAGTTGTGATAACTGAAAGCAAAGGGGATTACCTTACAAACCGACGTAAACGTTAATGTACCAATAACTGCAATGAAATTAACATCAGGCGAGCGGTGGGAATATAAGTTCATGATTTGTTGACTTCGTATATCCTGTTTGTAGAGCAAAGTGAACCAAAGTTTATATCAAACTGTGAAATTACAAGTTACATTTTACCCGCGGATTTTTGACATGGCATATCTCGAATTTCGCAGTGGTTGAAGTTCTGTACgaaacatcacatcacatcagaCTAAAAAGGATCATCAGATCTGGACTTTCCCCTGGAATGTATTTCATTCATTAATATCTTGGAATATTTTCTCGGCTGTTTCCTCGAACCTTAGGCTATATTCAAAGTTCGGACGACATCCCCGTCTCGATCGGCAGTAGTGCAGCCACCCGCAGGTAAAGCGAGGCAGGACCAGCTGAAAGAAAAGTTCCATCTGATACTTTCTCAAGACAGGTCAGGTCGTTTGTCCTGTTCAGATTGACCTCGAAAACTTTACCTTCAAAAGTGTAGCAGTACGGATAGCCGAACGATGAGTGACGTTAAGTACGGTGGCGAGTATGTCACTTCctcagaaaatggcaaaaacgaAAACCCAACCATCATCAAAAAATGGCTATGTTTCCTACAGGACTTTACCAGTAATACTACATTTCATGGAATACGTTATACATTTGAAGCCAAATCGTTCTTCGGACGGTAAGTCATGCCAGGAATCTGAAAACAGCGCGGTATGGTGGCTAATCTCTCTTTTCTTTCGTAGTATTCCTTTTTCATTAATATCAGTGTCTGTTTTCCAAGTATAGATATGTTTTCAGAAGTAGTCAGGCTGGGAGGATGGCATGAGTGATTGCTGATAACCATTGATATCAGGCTGTTTGCAACTGGCGGGTGGGTGCTATACGCTCGTCCTCAGCGTTTATATAGCACACATCTGTCTTCCTATTACGAGGCGCGGGTAAATCGACATCTCATCGATTCAAAATGTTAACTGTACATTTAAAAAGGGAGCATAAATCCATGAGAATCTAGATTGTAAATGCGGGTGAGTTTAGGTGAGTGCGTGTGCTGGTTTGAGTTACTAAGGCTGACCGAATCATTCATTCTAAAGTCTCTGTTTTCAGAATGGTTTGGCTATTGTTATTCTTGGCTGCATGTGCTGCGCTGTGTTTCCAAATGGCAGACCGAATCATTCATTTCTACGCCAGGCCAGTCAGCGTCAACATCAAGGTCGGTTACAATGACACACTGATATATCCCGCAGTGGCCATCTGCAACTCCAACAGCTTCAGGTGAGGGGCAGTTTGTTCATCTAGACCCCACACAATAATCATCATGTGGTTGAATAAGATGGTCCTTGATCATgtctcaggttgtgactatgttttcttcaaaatatcaacaatatGATGGACGACCGGTAAGGTAGGCGTCGAAATAAAGCATTTCCTCTGTCGTTGAATTTGTAGATTAACTATGGCAACAGAGATGGGACTTTACGAACGCCTTGACAATTTCTACAATAAACCAGAGGGCCAGAGGGGTGGTGATACGGCCTTAGATAATGAAGACCTTGAGAGTATCATCCCCAAACTCGCCCACCAGCGGGAGGATTTGATTAGAGAGTAAGTCAAGATTGCAGGCTGAGATGGACAATCGAATTTTGCACCTACATACTGTGGCAGCCCAGCGTctttttattgaaagactcttgaCAGTGATTAGAAATGCAAGCCATTTCTGACATAAGGCAGATTTCTGCATCATGAGAAAATCAGGGGTCTATGTTCGCCTCACCGGATCAGCACTAATGATCATCCTGTGTTTACAGATGAGCAGGACACTAATGATGTAGTCCCTACATTCCAGAATTTTAGATCCCTTTTTTCATCATGCTCATATAGAAAGGCAATTGTAAGCAAGGCATAGTGTTTGCCACATATCACTTTTTTTCCAGATGTTGGTGGGGCGCAGAAAAATGCACCATACAAGATTTCAAACCGTTGATTTCCGACTATGGGATGTGTTATGTGTTCAATACTGACCCATCCGAAGACTTGATGCGCAAGGCGCAAAGCACAGGTGAGTATCGGCAGCGGTATTGGTGACTGAGTTCACCAATCAACTTCGAGTTGTCTGGGCTCTTGATCTATACTCTCGCTGTCAGACCCCGAGATCGAGGCCGGCGGACCAGGCTAAAATTCGAGTATTTTATTGACTTCTGACTATTTGTTATTTGCTATTTGCTATTTGCTATTTGctattgattattgattattttTCAGGTACATCCCACGGCCTCAACCTTCTCCTTAACACTGAACAGTATGAGACGATGGCAGGACCAAACTCAGCCAGGGGAGTTCGTTTACTCATTTACGACCAAATGGAGGTGGAGCGGGTAGCAGACCTTGGAGTCAATATACCTGTATTCGCAGAGGCCCAAGTTGGTCTGCAGTTTTCCAGGGTACGTTCCAATCTTAACAACATTTTGACAGGTCCTAACTCCAGCAAGTgaatacatgtttttgataaatACATGTTCCACTTGAATGTCCAATTGAGGAATAAAGATTGAGAAAAATATGGTGAGATCCGGTCTGAAGTGACACAAAGATTGCACCCGGCCAGCACTTTCATTCTTTACAGGTTCAGTCTTTTTGCACCGGATGGCACATGTGGTGAATCACATCCGAGGTGGCGAAAAGATTTCACCCAGCACATTAATTCTTTACAGATTCACAGTCTTCGTGCTCCGTATGGCACATGTGGTAAATCGCCTCTGAAGTGGCACAAATATTACACCCTGAGCACTTGTCAGAGGGAGGTGTTGATGACTGAACTTATGAAGAGGTGCAAGTGCGTTCCGGTCGAGATGGCTGTGGGTGATCTACCAGTGTGCCCCCTATCAAAGTACGATTCATGCTATTTGCCAGGTGAGGCCTAAAAATAGTCTGAAGTTAAAGCTTTACATGATTTTTTCAAACGATAGTAATAGGTCTACGTTTGTTACTCATCTGTTGATGGTATCTTTAACAGTTCCGTTACAATCTCTACAGCAACATCAGTAATCGACGACGACTGCCACCACCCTTGTATGGAAACCATGTTCACTACAGATGTCTCCACGACTGGTTTCTCCGAatctgtcacaaccatcatgGCGAATGAGGCGGCAAAGGACAAGACACTAACTGAGAAGTACAGAAAGGCGAAGCTCacaaatgagaaggttcatccT
It encodes:
- the LOC135485911 gene encoding amine sulfotransferase-like → MSMPRLEEFAIRSDDVFVVSFPKSGTTWVQEIVYLLMNNADFTSASERTIEDRFPFLEYPCPGLEEVNNMKSPRLIKTHLPFSLLSRQVNDKKPKIVYIARNPRDVTVSYFHFCKTIIFLSFRGDFNHFYNKFLKDEVPYAPWFEHVKEGTDHDDMENVFFITYEELHKDIIGSIKKIARFLQKDISEENLLRIAAFCSFKNMKNNKTSNYSWLEETGLKGKEEAFMRKGKMGDWRNFYSSEMCIRMDKMVHEKLGGNQFVYEPSDDS